From Bactrocera oleae isolate idBacOlea1 chromosome 4, idBacOlea1, whole genome shotgun sequence:
TCTATTTGATCTGTATGCGCCTCAACTAAGgaagttgttaatattgctATTGCTGTGGTAAACCACTTCATAGGTGTCAAATTAATGTAACCACAGTAGTTTAAAAACATTGTTGCCAAAAAAGTCATCCCCATAAATCCTAAAGTACCTTCTAAAGATTTTTTCGAgcctgtaaaatttaaattgtattaaaatagtgttgcacatttatttattggtttATATACTTACAACGCCACTTAATGCGGCCAAATTTTGAACCAACCACACTGGCAGCAGTATCGCCGAATCCAATAGTCAGAACTCCAGCTAAAACTGGAAGTATTTGGGAATGTTCATTCGTATACACATTTTCCCCACAAGGGCAAGAGCTTATCCAAAGGGGCATGGAACAGCCAATAAGTAGACAGAATGGTGTTAATGCGAGTAAACCAGAATCTTTCTCATCGGAGAATGATGCGAATGCTCTGCGCAAAGGTATAGCCAGTGGCGGTATGTTGCAAACACGAATTAGTTCAAAAACAGTGAAAATTGCAAAAGCCACTCCAGTAGCAATATATAGAAAACTACATTGATAAATTATTCCAGGTACGAACACAAGCACTATAaggatatgaaatatttttcttattcttGTGGAAGCTTTCTCCCCATTGCCAATTTGCCACCTCACAGTCAAAATTGTCAACACCACCAATATTAGGTAGAAAACAACTATGTTAACCTGTAAGTTCAAAATGACCAGAAATTTCATATTGCAAAATTACTGTGTTACTTACCCTAACTTGGTCttgtaatataaaattcaataagaaAATTATGGGCACTGGAATCGTAATAGGAGTGCATGTTACACCTATAACTAAAATAAACATTAAGGCATAAAAGTAGGCAGGCCCGCGTAGAGCTTTGGCAGCCGATAGTAACCAACAGATTGCAAGAAGATAAGTTAGTGCacactgcaaaaaaaatatgcttaaaaatacacaacgttatatttatttacaaaccaGCATTATAATATTAAGATCTTCAAATGTACTCCTATTTCCAGTTTTTCGCAATAAactgaaaaactttaaaattacatttaatagGAAAAGCATCAATCCCTGAACGAGTATAGATGCCTCGCCGAAGCTAAAACAATCGGGTAATCCACATAGTACACGCATGTAAGAATTCTGATATATAAAGGTTATGATAAAGCCCAAAAATAGTCCATAGCTCCACGACTGTTGCAATAAAACTTTGTATAATATTGCGGTAATAAAGCCAGGTACAAATGCAATAAATAGTTTGAGCAGCAAAGTCGTCTTGCAgtatatattcaaaaagaagcAGAGGTTTTCTATGCTCATACCGATTGCGGCAATTGTGAGTATGGGTTGCGTGGAAacttgcccattacattggtTTTCGTGGATTAAGTTTGAAGCAAAGGCAAGTGGAAGTAGCAAACACAGCCAGTAACCAGGAGAAGCGTTCGGTCTGGTAATGTTAATCATAAAACCATAAAATATTACTCAATAATAGCATAACCTTATCTAAGATTATAAATTAGGCGATCAGATGTTACTATATTATTGAAGAAAGGCGCACTAATAGTCATCAGTGTCCATGTACCATAATTATATTTGTACCTTACAAATAGGGCATTTGGAATTCTTCCGTTTCCTGTGTCCGCAATTCCATCTTCATTCTCACTTGATTCTGGACCAACGTCATCCTTTTCTATTCCCATTATTTTATGTCGTCATTTACTATAGCGTGCACTTGCCGAAACAATGTCTTCGTATTGTAGAAATACAACGTTTCCGTCTGTTCTTACagctaataataaataaatacaaaactgaatatttttaaCAGAGGCTGCTTCTTTTTACATGCACAATTCATTCACAGTTGAATATATTGAGACGTAttattgtggcgaacacaaaTGCCAGAACAAAATAGAATCACCGATAAACTGCTAGAATGTTGGAGTAGCGATGTTTTGGTAAAAATCTTCTATATTAAGGCTGCCGGCTCATAAAAAACTACAGTTCTAATTAGTGTGCTGCTTAGTAAACAACTATAAACACTAAGTTCcaaactcgaataacgagtaataagtgttaagatgtttatattagaaataaagataagtgtatagccattaaattagtgatcgaactcaagagtttAAGGCACGGTTAccgtttgacattttttttaaaccaaaaactGGACCAAATTGGGTAAAAatggggaaaactttagtttagcatcccacgatttctgGGTTAAGAggagtatggttggatagaggagattctccagatcacgaatatatataaccggaaacttatagttttcgagatatttgcattttaagttgaaaatttgacaaattttattttacaatttctcgatttatggttaacttttctcttatattatgcacttattacacactaacacttcactacaatgtttttacatatttattttatattaaatatttaaatatttgctttaaataagcattttattttaacacaattttcgttaaatgaacaataacaaatggattccatgttgtcagataataagtgttgccatatccaaacgaatgaaagcaatcaaaataaataattcgtgatctggagaatctcctctatccaaccatacccctcttaaccctgaaatcgtgggatgctaaactataGCCCACCCTAAAAATGGACCAAACCTAATTCAAATCTGAAGAGCGGAATATGGGGGGGATGTTATTTGGTGTATAGTGTGAGAAAAGTAGTGGGTatgcagtaggaggcgttctatcacaaaTCATTGACGGGTATGAGAAAGTGGTTGTGTACTACTGCCAGACAATGagcaagccagagagaaattgTTGTGTAactcggagggaattactggcaTTGGTGAAATgcatcaatcattttcaaaaggCCTCTACAATTCAGGAATccagaaggacagttggcactGTGGATTGAGAGACCCTTGAGTTATGGCTTCTCTATtgaacatcgcaaaggtagtagtcatggaaatgaGGATGCGATGTCCCGGCGTCTCTGTAGTGGAATGtagacattgctcaaaagctgagacaaaagaagacattatagatgtccgattaatgacagactgggatccggaggaACTatggaaatgtcagcaagaagatccagatttgaaatgtGTAATAAATGGATTGCAGATAAATAAACGTCccacgagagaagaaatagctacAGAAAGAATAGGGTCAAAGGcatattgggcacaatggaatagtttaaagtgagtgtctggctgcttgcatggCGTATGTGAATGCGAAGATGGCAAAGCTCCCGAGCTCTGATAATTGTTCTATTttccaatataaatatttttaatcgggacgatcagactaaGCTGGAGGGAAGTGTGGCGAACACGGATGCTAGAATAAAACAGAATCGACGATAATCACATTAGAGAAGACAGCGAAATTCGAGTGGCCTTGCTCGATAAAAACGTCTACTTTGAAACTCTaccttgagttcgatcactggattgttaaataaaagtcccaattaaGAAGTATACAGACCATATTTGAAAACGAAATATAAAACTATAggtttttttatgtaaaagatattgtacattttttatcgcaaaatgctgatatataaaacgtaaataaaatttgtgatgtTAGCAATTTATAaccaaattaaagaaaacatcAGCTGTACAATTTTctctatataccatacatatattatatcttaGAATAACAAGTTTTCTTTTATtgctcaaattaatttttatcactTGTAATGCCGCATtttgttacaatatttatttcttcgGGTCCACtcatattaaaattgaaattaactaatttgcctTTAAATAAGCTACAAAATGTattgcatatttacatatgtacatatttctatCGAGATATGAGATATGAACATGTGCGTTGGTACCAAGGGGCGTCAGACGATTTGCAATTCAGTACAAGacagtcaaaaaaaattttcgaatctCTCAATTGAAAACGAACAGATATAATCAGCTTTTAAATTTCGTTATTTAGAGATGTAGATAAAACCTGAAAGAGAAAAACATGtcgataacaaatatttaaatttcattaacgcAGTCAAAAagtataatatcaaaaaaagaataaaatttaataaaatgttgtcTATGTAACAcgatagtttcgaaatttatttgacattgattatttattatacttttacctgattgaatttttacaaaatattgtaacggatttctcgataaatcggctaactataactcactcttgagctcgatcactggattgttaaattaaagtcccaatttaatgctatacacttatctttatttccaattccaacaacttaacacttattgttcgctattcgaacttacaacttattgcttatagcttaattgctctttacacggcaacactctaattagaactgtctctGCTGCACAattcggcagcccttatatagtaaatttttaacaaaagttcgctactagaacattttggcaactacgaattcgctgtctagttgcttctggcagtttatagttaattctgatttgttctggtacgcgtgttcgccacactgccttctacctaagtctgatcgtcctgattagacatatttgcggtaccaaacgatgcaagccgttccagataaacaaccttcattttattccttggtcttccaatgatctgtatgcgatacactacatcattgagtcgtttaataacctgatagacagccctttctttcgttgtgggttatataacaatacctaatcgccttcaataaaaccctcagagtttattgccttgtcgtattttgctttcatcttatcccTCATAATTTTCGTTGgcgttaatttcaaattttaaatcaatcggttgtcgaagatcattaccaaaaaattacccttgctggagtctgccccgttgtttcatgtacagcagaccgataagccatcaggaacaaggatatatgggtatcccaatctttctgatacttgtccacaactttcctcaaatgttcttccaaagttcgattgaatcgttctaccatgccatcggactgcggatgtagtgcagttgtatgGCTTTTgcggatacccagcttctggcatatctcctgtattagagctgattcaaaatttcttccttggtcagaatgtaattctattggaacaccatatctcgatatccaattgttgatgaatacatccgctactgttcctgcctcttggttaggaattgcgtatacctctggccatttgctgaaatagtccatgactatcaaaacatatctgtttcctaatttactgataggaaatggaccagctacatccatggctactcgctcaaacggcgcacctaaattgtactgcttcatctgaccatgactcctgaaccttggccctttagcagcaatgcactcgacacaattgacGATCCACTctgtaactgattgacgactaccaacccaataaaatctttgttttaatttctccaaggttttagtcatacccatgtgtcctccacttggaccgttgtgcagctcgttgaaaacttcaggaattcttacttttggaacaatcatcagagctcgtgaactttgcccatcttcgcttgcccatatgcgatgcaggcagccagacactaacttcaaactattccattgtgcccaataagcctttgcgactgggctttctgcagctatttcttctctcgttggacgtgTATTCATCTCTaatccgtgtattacacttttcaaatctggatcctctagctgacatttccgtagctcctccggattccagtctgatgttatagtcattaatcggacatctataatgtcttctttggcctcagcttttgagcaatgtctgcatccagattacagggacggcgggacatggccTCAGCATTGTCATGACTACTACCattgcgatgttctatagagaagtcgttACTTCGGAGTCTCtgtgccaactgtccttctgggtacccctgcgggcaggggatagaatatgcccgcggcaaggcatgcctgtcgtaaaaggcgactaaaagccaatatgcactatgactgttattatattctttgcacagtaatatcagcatagtatatggagtgatagtgctataatactcagcttgaactgatattagaaacactttaaatgaaaaaagcgaataaaaagacatttgaagttcaagcgacaaatgtcaccagtcatttgagtaatgggttgctcaactggcagtagtttaggctacgcagtctgaccggagactttccggtaccacggggagcagaaagcccttggacttctgttcaatctgctcattgggttcggccctttggggagtatcgtggtggctgtggttgaaacctaaatgctggaagaactgaattttcagttcgaaaaaagaagttacacaagtaactgggtgccgtacccgaaaacggaagaggttttaggtcggcctcgaatcataccaagatggtagtgtggacccagacacactgcctttGGTATCCAAAAAATACTTGCCAAAATTcttgtattatttggggcgtttatcagacgcgtgtattgatacgccgtgctcttgagcaccgtgaggtaaggccgtcgccggcaggtactcacgttaatctacaacgcaagttgtccttctgggttcctgaattgtagaagccattttaatgctgcatgatctatccaaaataaacgttgatcctgggaccgggtatgctaacattggcgcagtacttaaccgtttcttcagagtttggaaagccacttcttgttctttattccattcaaaaactctgttctttttcgtgagttcatgg
This genomic window contains:
- the Dolk gene encoding dolichol kinase, with amino-acid sequence MGIEKDDVGPESSENEDGIADTGNGRIPNALFVRPNASPGYWLCLLLPLAFASNLIHENQCNGQVSTQPILTIAAIGMSIENLCFFLNIYCKTTLLLKLFIAFVPGFITAILYKVLLQQSWSYGLFLGFIITFIYQNSYMRVLCGLPDCFSFGEASILVQGLMLFLLNVILKFFSLLRKTGNRSTFEDLNIIMLCALTYLLAICWLLSAAKALRGPAYFYALMFILVIGVTCTPITIPVPIIFLLNFILQDQVRVNIVVFYLILVVLTILTVRWQIGNGEKASTRIRKIFHILIVLVFVPGIIYQCSFLYIATGVAFAIFTVFELIRVCNIPPLAIPLRRAFASFSDEKDSGLLALTPFCLLIGCSMPLWISSCPCGENVYTNEHSQILPVLAGVLTIGFGDTAASVVGSKFGRIKWRCSKKSLEGTLGFMGMTFLATMFLNYCGYINLTPMKWFTTAIAILTTSLVEAHTDQIDNLTLPLIFYIIVNIY